The following are from one region of the Streptomyces decoyicus genome:
- a CDS encoding flavin monoamine oxidase family protein, which produces MERLQADVCVVGAGFAGLAAARRLVQCGLEVVVLEARDRVGGRVWNRALPDGTVVSAGGTWLGKGQDRMFQLCKELGLEVYPQYKRGAHILRLDGVNHRYRGGIPAAGPGTLIALGLALVRLNLMARRLPADAPWRARGARARDARTLGQWLSGPLNVPSATARTLLGSAMNLLFCTDPAEVSLLGALTLARGGGGFHYYTDSRRTETHLVDGGAPELARRMAEHLGERVHLSSPVQQIAHDGTGVKVVSTSCVVRAQRVIVAAPPVLAGRISFDPPLPTACGHLLQRVVPGAIIRVHTAYPQPFWREQHLSGQTLAPQSAVQLTIDQTPRSGRPGVLSSYAFSTGALRISRLDPAERREVWLDALAERFGPQARRPTEYLETDWSAQQWSLGGMIGHFPPGTLTNYGSALREPVGRIHWASTESATLMHGLMEGAVRSGERAAHEVLTRLGAR; this is translated from the coding sequence ATGGAACGGCTACAGGCAGACGTATGCGTGGTGGGCGCGGGTTTCGCCGGGCTCGCAGCCGCGAGACGACTCGTGCAGTGCGGTCTCGAGGTGGTGGTACTCGAGGCCAGGGACCGGGTGGGCGGGCGGGTGTGGAACCGGGCGCTGCCCGACGGCACGGTGGTATCGGCAGGCGGCACCTGGCTGGGCAAGGGACAGGACCGCATGTTCCAGCTCTGCAAGGAGCTGGGACTTGAGGTGTATCCCCAGTACAAGCGGGGCGCTCACATCCTGCGCCTGGACGGAGTCAACCACCGTTACCGCGGTGGCATCCCCGCCGCGGGCCCGGGGACGCTCATCGCCCTCGGTCTGGCGCTTGTGCGGCTGAATCTGATGGCGCGGCGCCTCCCGGCGGATGCCCCTTGGCGCGCCCGGGGTGCCCGGGCGCGGGACGCTCGTACGCTCGGGCAGTGGCTTTCCGGCCCGCTGAACGTGCCCTCGGCGACCGCCCGCACCCTGCTCGGGTCGGCCATGAATCTGCTGTTCTGCACCGACCCGGCGGAGGTCTCGCTGCTGGGCGCCCTCACCCTGGCCCGGGGCGGCGGCGGCTTCCACTACTACACCGACTCCCGCAGAACCGAAACCCATCTCGTGGACGGCGGAGCCCCCGAACTGGCGAGGCGGATGGCCGAGCACCTGGGAGAGAGGGTGCACCTGTCCAGCCCCGTTCAGCAGATCGCGCACGACGGCACCGGCGTGAAGGTCGTCTCCACCTCGTGTGTCGTGCGGGCGCAGCGCGTGATCGTGGCGGCGCCGCCGGTGCTGGCGGGACGGATCAGCTTCGACCCGCCGCTTCCCACCGCGTGCGGCCATCTGTTGCAGCGCGTGGTACCAGGGGCGATCATCCGGGTGCACACGGCGTACCCCCAGCCGTTCTGGCGCGAGCAGCACCTGTCGGGTCAGACGCTCGCGCCGCAGTCCGCCGTCCAGCTCACCATCGACCAGACGCCTCGGTCGGGACGGCCAGGTGTACTCAGCAGCTACGCGTTCAGCACCGGAGCCCTGCGCATCTCTCGCCTGGACCCGGCCGAGCGGCGAGAAGTCTGGCTGGACGCGCTGGCCGAGCGGTTCGGTCCGCAGGCGCGCCGCCCCACCGAGTATCTGGAGACCGACTGGTCCGCCCAACAGTGGTCGCTGGGCGGGATGATCGGCCACTTCCCGCCCGGCACGCTGACCAACTACGGCAGCGCGCTGCGGGAGCCGGTGGGCCGGATCCACTGGGCCAGTACCGAGTCGGCAACGCTGATGCACGGACTGATGGAGGGAGCGGTGCGCTCCGGCGAGCGAGCCGCCCACGAAGTCCTGACCCGGCTCGGCGCCCGCTGA
- a CDS encoding CatB-related O-acetyltransferase, translating into MVPAVPAVPADPTVVHPMPEQPRVVLLKPLVTSPLIEVGEFSYYDDPDDPTAFETRNVLYHYGPEKLVIGKFCALGEGVRFIMNGANHRMDGPSTFPFPIMGGSWAAHFDLITGLPGRGDTVVGHDVWFGYRATVMPGVRIGHGAVIASGSVVVDDVPDYGIVGGNPARLIRRRFDEADIARLLAVAWWDWPVEHLTEHIPAIMSGSIDALEAALPEKR; encoded by the coding sequence ATGGTGCCTGCCGTTCCTGCCGTTCCTGCCGATCCGACCGTGGTGCACCCGATGCCCGAGCAGCCCCGGGTGGTGCTGCTGAAACCGCTGGTGACCTCGCCGTTGATCGAGGTCGGGGAGTTCTCCTACTACGACGATCCGGACGATCCGACTGCTTTCGAGACCCGCAATGTGCTCTACCACTACGGGCCGGAGAAGCTGGTCATCGGGAAGTTCTGTGCGCTGGGGGAGGGGGTGCGGTTCATCATGAACGGCGCCAACCACCGTATGGACGGACCCTCGACGTTCCCGTTCCCGATCATGGGCGGCTCCTGGGCCGCACACTTCGATCTGATCACCGGTCTGCCCGGCCGGGGGGACACCGTGGTCGGCCATGATGTCTGGTTCGGATACCGCGCCACGGTGATGCCCGGCGTCCGCATCGGCCACGGAGCGGTCATCGCCTCCGGTTCCGTTGTCGTGGATGACGTCCCCGACTACGGGATCGTCGGCGGCAACCCGGCCCGTCTCATCCGTCGTCGCTTCGACGAGGCGGACATTGCCCGTCTTCTGGCGGTGGCCTGGTGGGACTGGCCGGTGGAGCACCTCACCGAACACATCCCGGCGATCATGTCGGGCAGCATCGACGCGCTGGAGGCCGCCCTCCCGGAGAAGCGGTAG
- a CDS encoding sensor histidine kinase: MNIRGAWARIRALSDTGPWLTDIGGALLVQAAVSVPWVIPRDPRLEPATLVAYLLTTLTVLPLLWRRRAPVRVLLAVMAAQALYAIAVDGPGQMLPYTGLVALCSVAAHAPRFARRIVGALTLASVFPAAAGNTGETRELVFSLMTFSAAYVFGRLTDTQRAYTRAVEDRARQLELTHRIEAEQAAARERARIAREMHDILSHAVSLMIVQAEAGPVAVRTAPERAEAAFDAISESGRDAMVQLRRMLGVLREDGAAASVPREPQPALAELPDLVERVRTSGLTVVYGTTGEVRPLPPDTEATVFRIVQEALTNAVKHAAAEQVSVRLAYAAAELMITVTDDGRGPGTTTGHGLIGIRERAAAHGGSVGTGAGPGGRGFRVRARIPLVTSPMGVGS, encoded by the coding sequence ATGAACATACGGGGTGCATGGGCACGGATACGGGCGCTGTCGGACACCGGTCCCTGGCTGACGGACATCGGGGGCGCACTGCTGGTCCAGGCGGCGGTGTCGGTGCCATGGGTCATCCCGCGCGACCCGCGCCTGGAACCCGCGACCCTGGTTGCCTACCTTCTGACCACGCTCACGGTACTCCCGCTGCTGTGGCGGCGCCGGGCGCCGGTACGGGTGCTGCTCGCGGTCATGGCGGCCCAGGCGTTGTACGCGATCGCCGTGGACGGCCCGGGGCAGATGCTTCCGTACACGGGCCTGGTGGCGCTCTGCTCGGTCGCCGCCCACGCGCCGCGGTTCGCCCGTCGGATCGTGGGCGCGCTGACACTCGCGTCGGTCTTCCCCGCCGCGGCGGGGAACACGGGCGAGACGCGGGAGCTGGTGTTCTCGCTGATGACGTTCTCGGCGGCCTACGTCTTCGGGCGGCTCACCGACACCCAGCGGGCCTACACCCGGGCCGTGGAGGACCGGGCCAGGCAGCTGGAGCTCACCCATCGCATCGAGGCCGAACAGGCCGCCGCCCGGGAACGGGCCAGGATCGCCCGGGAGATGCACGACATCCTGTCCCACGCGGTGAGCCTGATGATCGTGCAGGCGGAGGCCGGCCCGGTCGCGGTCCGTACCGCGCCGGAGCGGGCGGAGGCGGCGTTCGACGCGATTTCGGAGAGCGGCAGGGACGCGATGGTGCAACTGCGCAGGATGCTCGGCGTGCTGCGCGAGGACGGCGCCGCCGCATCCGTGCCCCGCGAGCCGCAGCCCGCCCTCGCCGAGCTGCCGGACCTGGTCGAGCGGGTCCGCACCAGCGGTCTGACGGTCGTGTACGGCACGACGGGGGAAGTCCGGCCGCTTCCGCCGGACACGGAGGCCACGGTGTTCCGGATCGTGCAGGAGGCCCTGACCAATGCGGTCAAGCACGCGGCGGCGGAGCAGGTGTCCGTCCGACTCGCTTACGCAGCAGCTGAACTGATGATCACCGTCACCGATGACGGGCGTGGTCCCGGGACCACGACAGGGCACGGACTGATCGGCATCCGGGAGCGTGCCGCCGCGCACGGCGGCTCCGTCGGCACCGGGGCGGGGCCCGGCGGCCGGGGGTTCCGGGTCCGGGCGAGGATCCCGCTTGTAACCTCCCCCATGGGGGTGGGGAGTTGA
- a CDS encoding cytochrome P450, whose amino-acid sequence MAADTLFHRITDYANRADPYPLYAELREAGVARQEDGSYLVGTYHAIEALLHDPRISSDRRKRTVPDETAEEGLPPAFIGLDDPEHHRLRALAMRSFGPPHTPDRIDGMHDEITRIVKDLIGSFRGEERIDVVDDFAYPLPVTVICRLLGVPIEDEPRFREWSDAIVAGIDPTPGEDPTERPRAAAEARKAMGLYLGELAEKRRTHPSDDMLSAFVGGDSSEGQLTPLEIMTTSVLLLIAGHETTVNLISNGILTLLRHPDELARLRAEPALMPHAVEELLRYEPPVQMLPQRTPLADIEVAGVTIPQGAPLILLLASGNRDPLRFPDPDRFDPTRDDHQHLGFGSGIHSCFGAPLARLEAQIALNELIQYLDHPRLVEDPPPYRRSPVLRGPRHLLVESG is encoded by the coding sequence ATGGCTGCGGACACCCTGTTCCACCGGATCACCGACTACGCCAACCGCGCCGACCCCTATCCGCTCTACGCCGAGCTGCGCGAGGCGGGGGTGGCACGGCAGGAGGACGGCAGCTACCTGGTCGGGACCTACCACGCCATCGAGGCGCTGCTGCACGACCCGCGGATCAGTTCGGACCGCCGCAAGCGCACCGTCCCGGACGAGACCGCCGAGGAGGGGCTTCCGCCGGCCTTCATCGGACTCGACGACCCCGAACACCACCGGCTGCGCGCCCTGGCCATGCGCTCCTTCGGCCCGCCCCACACGCCGGACCGGATCGACGGCATGCACGACGAGATCACCAGGATCGTCAAGGACCTCATCGGCTCCTTCCGGGGCGAGGAGCGGATCGACGTCGTCGACGACTTCGCCTATCCGCTCCCCGTCACGGTGATCTGCCGTCTCCTGGGTGTACCGATCGAGGACGAGCCGCGGTTCCGTGAGTGGTCGGACGCGATCGTCGCCGGCATCGATCCCACCCCCGGGGAGGACCCCACCGAGCGTCCGCGCGCAGCCGCGGAGGCCCGGAAGGCGATGGGCCTGTACCTCGGTGAGCTCGCCGAGAAGCGCCGTACCCATCCGTCCGACGACATGCTCTCCGCATTCGTCGGCGGAGACAGCTCCGAGGGGCAGCTCACTCCGCTCGAAATCATGACCACCTCCGTGCTGCTGCTCATCGCCGGTCACGAGACAACCGTCAACCTGATCAGCAACGGCATCCTCACCCTGCTGCGCCACCCCGACGAGCTGGCACGCCTCCGCGCCGAACCCGCCTTGATGCCCCACGCGGTGGAGGAACTCCTGCGCTACGAGCCTCCTGTCCAGATGCTCCCGCAGCGCACCCCGTTGGCCGACATCGAGGTCGCGGGCGTCACCATCCCCCAAGGCGCGCCCCTCATCCTGCTGCTCGCCTCCGGCAACCGCGACCCCCTGCGGTTCCCCGACCCCGACCGCTTCGACCCGACCCGCGACGACCACCAGCACCTCGGCTTCGGCAGTGGCATCCACAGCTGCTTCGGCGCACCACTCGCCCGTCTGGAGGCGCAGATCGCACTGAACGAGCTCATCCAGTACCTCGACCATCCCCGACTGGTCGAGGACCCGCCTCCTTACCGGCGCAGCCCCGTACTGCGAGGCCCCCGGCACCTTCTGGTCGAGAGCGGCTGA
- a CDS encoding Rossmann-like domain-containing protein gives MNQVVTRTPAGNAPAPAASYDDLVARVRAGEFGPDPSTQRIAVAFSTRQAVRHEGREGGYRNEVLSLRLAAAVGSCAVEPGELPDAAIEDCVGADLDRLLGHELRPVRVAALDAYLMHVRPHTPANGARPWSLPAGSSLRKSRARARAVTGLIDVVPGARVLVIGVVNSLLEALRERGLAYVPCDLKGGTTEWGEPVRTDALAELERCDAVLASGMTLGNGSFEPLREHALRHRKPLVMFAQTGSAVLPRFLGSGVSAVCAEPYPFFWLDGGSGIVHRYHGEAPGAAR, from the coding sequence ATGAACCAGGTCGTCACGCGCACCCCCGCCGGCAACGCCCCCGCCCCTGCCGCTTCGTACGACGATCTCGTGGCCCGCGTGCGGGCCGGCGAGTTCGGGCCCGACCCGTCCACCCAGCGGATCGCCGTCGCCTTCAGCACCCGGCAGGCCGTACGCCACGAGGGCCGCGAAGGGGGCTACCGCAATGAGGTGCTGAGCCTGCGGCTCGCCGCGGCGGTCGGCTCCTGCGCGGTGGAGCCCGGTGAGCTGCCGGACGCCGCGATCGAGGACTGCGTCGGCGCGGACCTCGACCGCCTCCTGGGGCACGAGCTGCGCCCGGTGCGGGTGGCCGCCCTCGACGCGTACCTGATGCACGTACGCCCGCACACGCCCGCGAACGGCGCGCGCCCCTGGTCGCTGCCGGCCGGGTCGTCCCTGCGGAAGTCACGGGCCAGGGCACGGGCCGTCACCGGGCTGATCGACGTCGTGCCCGGCGCGCGGGTGCTCGTGATCGGCGTGGTCAATTCGCTGCTGGAGGCGCTGCGGGAGCGCGGTCTGGCGTATGTGCCGTGCGACCTCAAGGGCGGCACGACGGAGTGGGGCGAGCCCGTACGCACCGATGCGCTGGCCGAGTTGGAGCGCTGCGACGCGGTGCTCGCCTCCGGCATGACGCTGGGAAACGGCAGTTTCGAGCCGCTGCGGGAGCATGCACTGCGGCACCGCAAGCCCCTGGTGATGTTCGCCCAGACCGGGAGTGCGGTGCTGCCGCGGTTCCTCGGCTCAGGGGTGAGCGCGGTGTGTGCGGAGCCCTACCCGTTCTTCTGGCTCGACGGCGGATCCGGCATCGTCCACCGCTACCACGGCGAGGCACCCGGAGCCGCCCGGTGA
- a CDS encoding alpha/beta hydrolase — MIPAVRRTGLLCALTATAALLPATPAPAAPPPAPALRFGACPDSLPAPPPPAHVECGQLSVPLDRSHPDGRHLRIAVSRIRASGPASERRGVLLVNPGGPGGSGLPYAVTKRAKLPERVRRSYDVIGFDPRGTGASAPADCGPMGGLFDSPGPDPVPEGRAAGKAYLDTLRRTADDCAHGVKDALPYLSTTETARDMDAIRAALGEQRIGFLGVSYGSYLGAAYAAQFPRRVGRMVLDSVVGPWAWYDFDLVQSRALVRQRAVFFAWAARHEKRFGLGADGAAVRAAYQRVRNGLAKHPVDGFGPAEFDRTVYRALGRTERWAGLADGLRTYLRDGTTGPLRPAEPFDGAASRTYEAANRTVKCADGPAPTPARVMADVRRMRRLDPQPLLTGVEASVCAYWHHRPAHRTPLGSPQAPPVLLIASAHDPVTPVEGARTLQRRLPGSRLVSLRHDYSHGVFASRGNGCVDGTAVAYLVDGTVPPADVHCSGPGLPTP, encoded by the coding sequence GTGATTCCTGCCGTACGCCGCACGGGGCTGCTCTGCGCCCTGACGGCCACCGCCGCCCTGCTTCCGGCCACCCCCGCCCCCGCCGCTCCCCCGCCGGCGCCGGCGCTCCGCTTCGGCGCCTGCCCGGACTCCCTGCCGGCTCCGCCCCCGCCCGCACACGTCGAATGCGGCCAGCTGAGCGTGCCGCTGGACCGGAGCCACCCGGACGGCAGGCACCTGCGCATCGCCGTCTCCCGTATCCGCGCCTCGGGACCGGCGTCCGAACGGCGCGGCGTCCTGCTGGTCAACCCGGGCGGGCCGGGCGGCTCGGGGCTCCCCTACGCGGTCACCAAACGCGCCAAACTGCCGGAGCGCGTGCGGCGTTCGTACGACGTGATCGGGTTTGACCCGCGCGGCACCGGCGCGAGCGCCCCCGCGGACTGCGGACCGATGGGCGGCCTCTTCGACAGCCCCGGGCCGGACCCCGTCCCGGAGGGCCGGGCGGCCGGGAAGGCCTATCTCGACACCCTGCGGCGGACCGCGGACGACTGCGCCCACGGCGTCAAGGACGCCCTGCCGTATCTGTCGACCACCGAGACCGCCCGGGACATGGACGCCATACGGGCGGCGCTCGGCGAACAGCGGATCGGCTTCCTCGGCGTCTCGTACGGCAGCTATCTGGGCGCCGCCTACGCCGCCCAATTCCCCCGGCGGGTCGGCCGGATGGTGCTGGACAGCGTCGTCGGACCCTGGGCGTGGTACGACTTCGATCTCGTCCAGAGCCGGGCTCTGGTGCGCCAGCGGGCGGTCTTCTTCGCCTGGGCCGCCCGGCACGAGAAGCGCTTCGGGCTCGGTGCCGACGGTGCGGCGGTCCGCGCCGCGTACCAGCGGGTGCGGAACGGCCTCGCGAAGCACCCCGTGGACGGCTTCGGGCCGGCGGAGTTCGACCGCACCGTGTACCGGGCGCTGGGCCGCACCGAGCGCTGGGCGGGCCTCGCCGACGGCCTGCGGACGTATCTGCGCGACGGGACCACCGGACCGCTGCGCCCGGCAGAGCCCTTCGACGGCGCCGCCTCACGTACGTACGAGGCCGCCAACCGCACCGTCAAGTGCGCGGACGGCCCGGCCCCCACGCCCGCCCGCGTCATGGCCGACGTCCGGCGGATGCGGCGGCTCGACCCGCAGCCGCTGCTCACGGGCGTGGAGGCCTCGGTGTGCGCGTACTGGCACCACCGCCCCGCGCACCGTACGCCGCTGGGCAGCCCCCAGGCCCCGCCGGTCCTGCTGATCGCCTCCGCGCACGACCCGGTCACCCCCGTCGAAGGAGCCCGGACGCTCCAGCGGCGACTGCCCGGCTCACGTCTGGTCTCCCTGCGCCACGACTACTCACACGGGGTGTTCGCCAGCCGCGGCAACGGGTGCGTGGACGGTACGGCTGTGGCATATCTGGTCGACGGGACCGTGCCCCCTGCCGATGTGCACTGCTCGGGGCCCGGACTGCCCACGCCCTGA
- a CDS encoding ATP-grasp domain-containing protein yields the protein MAHLLMVESWVGAMSRLLPRAIREGGHEFTFLTRDLHHYLRSAPEGAAHPLLGARNVLTADTNDLETLLPYAERLHSVLGFDGVLTSCDYYLPTVARIAGRLGLPGPAPEAVENACRKDATRQVLAAAGVPGPRFAVCADRSEAAAAAAEIGYPLVLKPVDLCAGMFVRRIDDEAELTRAYRALDGFPVNARGQRRAPVVLLEELLHGPEVSVETVTFDGSTQVIGVTDKSVGGAPAFIETGHMFPAALPAADRAAAEETAVLALEALGLDGVVAHTEIKLTPDGPRLVEVNPRPAGNRITELIRHVTGIDVAAACVDVARGERPDLRLRDTGLRSAAIGFLVPQTAGVLEAVDGGDLVRAAPEVLELQLAEPGTAVKETGSNNAYLGHLMAGDAEGPAARRRVEALLAELRPRVVTR from the coding sequence GTGGCTCATCTGCTGATGGTCGAGAGCTGGGTCGGAGCGATGAGCAGGTTGCTCCCACGCGCGATCCGTGAGGGCGGACACGAGTTCACCTTCCTCACCCGCGATCTGCACCACTACCTGCGCTCCGCACCCGAGGGCGCCGCCCACCCGCTGCTCGGCGCCCGCAATGTGCTGACCGCCGACACCAACGACCTCGAAACGCTGCTGCCGTATGCCGAGCGGCTGCACTCCGTGCTCGGCTTCGACGGTGTGCTCACTTCCTGCGACTACTACCTCCCGACGGTCGCGCGCATCGCCGGCCGCCTCGGACTGCCCGGCCCGGCGCCCGAGGCGGTCGAGAACGCCTGCCGCAAGGACGCCACCCGGCAGGTGCTCGCCGCTGCGGGAGTACCCGGGCCGCGCTTCGCGGTCTGCGCGGACCGGTCCGAAGCCGCCGCAGCGGCCGCGGAGATCGGCTATCCGCTGGTGCTGAAGCCGGTCGACCTGTGTGCGGGGATGTTCGTCCGGCGCATCGACGACGAAGCGGAACTGACCCGCGCCTACCGTGCGCTCGACGGCTTTCCCGTCAATGCGCGCGGGCAGCGCCGGGCGCCCGTCGTCCTGCTGGAGGAGCTGCTCCACGGCCCCGAAGTCAGCGTCGAGACCGTGACGTTCGACGGCAGTACCCAGGTGATCGGGGTGACCGACAAGAGCGTCGGCGGAGCACCGGCCTTCATCGAGACCGGCCACATGTTCCCCGCGGCGCTCCCGGCGGCCGACCGGGCGGCGGCGGAGGAGACCGCCGTACTCGCCCTGGAGGCCCTCGGACTCGACGGCGTCGTGGCGCACACCGAGATCAAGCTGACTCCCGACGGACCGCGCCTGGTCGAGGTCAACCCCCGGCCCGCGGGCAACCGCATCACCGAACTGATCCGCCATGTCACCGGCATCGATGTCGCCGCAGCCTGCGTGGACGTGGCCCGGGGCGAGCGGCCCGACCTGCGCCTCCGGGACACCGGACTGCGCAGCGCCGCCATCGGCTTCCTCGTGCCGCAGACCGCCGGCGTCCTGGAGGCGGTCGACGGCGGCGACCTCGTGCGCGCGGCGCCGGAAGTGCTCGAACTCCAGCTCGCCGAGCCCGGCACGGCGGTCAAGGAGACCGGCAGCAACAACGCCTACCTGGGACACCTCATGGCCGGCGACGCCGAAGGCCCGGCCGCCCGCCGACGTGTCGAAGCACTGCTCGCCGAGCTGCGCCCGCGGGTGGTGACCCGATGA
- a CDS encoding serine hydrolase domain-containing protein, whose translation MNARARTVLATALVLGIATGAAGPALASAPRAAATTPAYSAPDAEALTAAIAGLPDASATAALVRISGSDGRWRGSSGVHDLTSGRRADPDARFRAGSVTKVFTAATVLQLAAEKKVDLDRPVRGYLPDLIPVAYEKVTVRQLLNHTSGLPSPGFPGTTVEEWYANRFHVFSPREMVADATAKKRLFPAGTQQNYSNIGYTVAGLLIERVSGHRYESEVTRRILKPLALHGTSFPGTDPRIHGPHNHGYQRMTPDDGSTGLRDVSVWGTTDGWAAGDLISTTADLERFTKALFSGRVVRGPLLEEMFTLPDDSVRDYSTGRPAAFSVGLTSWKLGGRQVWGKSGGRRGYNSGIGGTRDLSRTLVYSVNSTNAKGQDTSKTVMDLIVAAFGKPAAG comes from the coding sequence ATGAACGCTCGCGCCCGCACCGTCCTCGCCACGGCCCTGGTCCTCGGGATCGCAACGGGCGCGGCCGGCCCGGCCCTCGCCTCCGCCCCGAGGGCCGCGGCCACCACGCCCGCGTACAGCGCCCCGGATGCCGAGGCGCTGACGGCCGCGATCGCCGGGCTGCCGGACGCGAGTGCCACGGCCGCTCTGGTGCGGATCTCCGGCAGTGACGGCCGCTGGCGCGGCAGTTCCGGTGTGCACGATCTGACGTCCGGACGCCGGGCCGACCCGGACGCCCGTTTCCGCGCCGGTTCCGTCACCAAGGTCTTCACCGCGGCCACCGTGCTTCAACTGGCCGCCGAGAAGAAGGTCGACCTGGACCGCCCGGTCCGCGGCTATCTGCCGGACCTGATCCCGGTGGCGTACGAGAAGGTCACCGTGCGCCAGCTCCTGAACCACACCAGCGGACTGCCCTCCCCCGGTTTCCCGGGGACAACGGTCGAGGAGTGGTACGCCAACCGCTTCCATGTCTTCTCGCCGCGCGAGATGGTCGCCGACGCGACCGCCAAGAAGCGGTTGTTCCCGGCGGGAACGCAGCAGAACTACTCGAACATCGGCTACACGGTGGCGGGTCTGCTGATCGAGCGGGTGTCGGGCCACCGGTACGAGAGCGAGGTGACGCGCCGCATCCTGAAGCCGCTGGCCCTGCACGGCACCTCGTTCCCCGGCACCGACCCCCGTATCCACGGCCCGCACAACCACGGCTATCAGCGGATGACTCCGGACGACGGGAGCACCGGGCTGCGTGACGTCAGCGTATGGGGCACCACCGACGGCTGGGCGGCGGGCGACCTCATCTCCACCACCGCCGATCTGGAACGCTTCACCAAGGCCCTGTTCAGCGGGCGGGTGGTACGCGGCCCGCTGCTCGAGGAGATGTTCACGCTGCCGGACGACTCGGTGCGCGACTACTCCACCGGCAGACCCGCCGCCTTCTCCGTCGGCCTCACCTCCTGGAAGCTGGGCGGCCGCCAGGTATGGGGCAAGTCCGGCGGCCGCCGGGGCTACAACTCGGGCATCGGAGGCACCCGGGACCTCTCGCGCACCCTCGTGTACAGCGTCAACTCCACCAACGCCAAGGGCCAGGACACCAGCAAGACCGTGATGGACCTGATCGTGGCGGCCTTCGGAAAGCCGGCCGCGGGCTGA